One window from the genome of Metabacillus flavus encodes:
- the rph gene encoding ribonuclease PH: MRNDGRSRNQLRPVEMVTEFITHPEGSVLITVGNTKVICNASIEDRVPPFMRGQGKGWITAEYSMLPRATEQRTIRESSKGKISGRTMEIQRLIGRALRAVVDLNKLGERTIWIDCDVIQADGGTRTASITGAFTAMTIALGKLVDKNVLAELPITDFLAATSVGIDSELGEILDLNYIEDSSAEVDMNVIMTSKNELVELQGTGEEATFSRNQLNQLLDLAEEGIHTLIEHQKSVLGDWGSHIVKNLEKEG, translated from the coding sequence ATGAGAAACGATGGAAGAAGCAGAAATCAGCTTAGACCGGTTGAAATGGTTACGGAGTTTATCACACATCCTGAAGGATCTGTGCTGATTACGGTAGGAAATACAAAGGTGATTTGCAATGCAAGTATTGAAGACAGAGTTCCTCCTTTTATGAGGGGGCAAGGCAAGGGCTGGATTACCGCTGAGTATTCTATGCTTCCAAGAGCTACTGAGCAAAGAACGATCAGAGAATCTTCAAAAGGGAAAATATCAGGAAGAACGATGGAAATTCAGCGTTTAATTGGACGGGCTTTAAGAGCAGTAGTTGACTTGAACAAGCTTGGAGAGCGGACGATCTGGATTGACTGTGATGTTATTCAAGCGGATGGCGGAACGAGAACGGCCTCTATTACTGGTGCATTTACGGCAATGACGATTGCGCTGGGCAAACTTGTGGATAAAAACGTTCTGGCGGAATTGCCGATTACTGATTTTCTCGCCGCAACCTCTGTAGGTATTGACTCAGAGCTGGGTGAGATACTTGATTTGAATTATATCGAGGATTCTTCTGCTGAAGTGGACATGAACGTTATCATGACTTCTAAAAATGAACTGGTTGAGCTTCAGGGGACAGGTGAAGAAGCAACTTTTTCCAGAAACCAGCTGAATCAATTATTAGATCTTGCAGAAGAGGGTATACATACATTAATTGAACATCAAAAGTCAGTTCTCGGTGATTGGGGATCTCATATTGTCAAAAATCTTGAGAAAGAGGGATGA
- a CDS encoding MarR family winged helix-turn-helix transcriptional regulator, translated as MNDKLSEKGHVADIEKALRRISGNIKQKGREILNQYKITPPQFVALQWLLDHGDMTVGDLAGRMYLACSTTTDLVDRMEKTNLVVRIRDVKDRRVVRVHLLTEGERIIEAVIEKRQKYLDQLLIHFNPSERLTFELLLNKLQQEMNEE; from the coding sequence ATGAACGATAAACTATCTGAAAAAGGCCATGTAGCGGATATTGAAAAGGCGCTCAGGCGGATTTCAGGGAATATTAAACAAAAAGGCAGAGAAATACTGAATCAATATAAAATAACTCCACCGCAGTTTGTAGCACTTCAGTGGCTTCTCGATCATGGGGACATGACAGTTGGGGATCTTGCCGGCAGGATGTACTTAGCCTGCAGCACAACGACAGATCTGGTTGACAGAATGGAGAAAACAAATCTTGTCGTCCGTATAAGAGACGTAAAAGACAGACGGGTAGTCAGAGTTCATTTGCTTACAGAAGGGGAACGGATTATCGAAGCGGTGATTGAGAAAAGGCAGAAATATCTTGATCAGCTTCTGATTCATTTTAATCCATCGGAAAGGCTCACTTTTGAGCTTCTGCTGAATAAACTGCAACAGGAAATGAATGAAGAATGA
- a CDS encoding aspartate kinase, whose translation MGLIVQKFGGTSVGSVERILNVANRVIQEKENGHDIVVVVSAMGKTTDQLLSLAGEITSKPSKREMDMLLTTGEQVTISLLTMALQERGYDAVSYTGGQAGILTESRHGNARITNIEDERISNDLAHGRIVVAAGFQGKDENGEITTLGRGGSDTTAVALAAALKADKCDIYTDVTGVYTTDPRYIQGARKLAGISYDEMLELANLGAGVLHPRAVEFAKNYQVALEVRSSMHDERGTLIEEESTLEENLIVKGIAFEDQVTRVSVCGLPNDLSTLSTIFTTLAEHGVNVDIIIQSLTDKENASISFSVKTNDLEETIEVLETHKGKLKFKKIESEKGLSKVSIVGSGMVSNPGVAAGMFSVLAKEGIQVKMVSTSEIKVSTVVEQEDMVRAVEALHEAFELSGQKAPVR comes from the coding sequence GTGGGACTGATCGTGCAAAAATTCGGCGGAACATCCGTGGGATCTGTTGAGAGAATTTTGAATGTTGCAAACAGGGTGATTCAGGAAAAGGAGAACGGTCATGACATCGTTGTAGTTGTGTCGGCAATGGGAAAAACAACCGATCAGCTTCTTTCGCTGGCAGGAGAAATTACGTCGAAGCCAAGCAAGAGAGAAATGGATATGCTGCTGACTACAGGCGAGCAAGTCACGATTTCGCTTTTAACGATGGCTCTCCAGGAAAGAGGATATGATGCGGTTTCCTATACAGGCGGACAGGCGGGCATTTTGACCGAATCACGTCATGGGAATGCCAGAATTACGAATATAGAGGATGAACGGATTTCAAATGATCTCGCCCACGGAAGAATCGTAGTGGCTGCCGGCTTCCAGGGGAAGGATGAAAACGGAGAAATCACAACGCTCGGGCGCGGGGGATCGGATACAACTGCAGTCGCACTAGCTGCAGCACTTAAAGCCGACAAATGCGATATCTATACAGATGTAACCGGTGTGTACACGACGGATCCGCGCTACATTCAGGGAGCACGGAAGCTTGCCGGGATTTCGTATGATGAGATGCTGGAGCTTGCTAATCTTGGGGCTGGAGTTCTTCATCCGAGAGCAGTTGAATTTGCTAAAAATTATCAAGTCGCTTTAGAAGTGCGTTCCAGTATGCACGATGAGCGAGGAACGCTAATTGAGGAGGAAAGTACGTTGGAAGAAAATTTAATTGTTAAAGGAATTGCATTTGAAGATCAGGTTACGAGAGTTTCCGTGTGCGGTCTTCCGAATGACTTAAGTACGCTTTCCACTATTTTCACTACGCTAGCAGAGCATGGCGTGAATGTCGATATCATTATTCAGAGTCTGACAGATAAAGAGAATGCGTCGATCTCATTCTCCGTCAAAACAAACGATCTTGAAGAAACGATTGAAGTGCTTGAAACACATAAAGGCAAATTGAAATTTAAAAAAATTGAGTCTGAAAAGGGGCTATCGAAAGTTTCCATTGTCGGCTCTGGAATGGTTTCCAATCCCGGCGTGGCAGCCGGAATGTTTTCTGTCCTTGCAAAAGAAGGCATTCAGGTGAAAATGGTCAGTACTTCTGAAATTAAAGTTTCTACTGTAGTGGAGCAGGAGGATATGGTCCGTGCAGTAGAAGCATTGCACGAAGCATTCGAGCTGTCCGGTCAAAAAGCTCCCGTAAGATAA
- the uvrC gene encoding excinuclease ABC subunit UvrC, with product MKDKIREKLAILPDQPGCYLMKDRQGTIIYVGKAKVLKNRVRSYFSGSHDGKTQRLVNEIEDFEYIVTSSNIEALILEMNLIKKYDPKYNVMLKDDKSFPFIKITGERHPRLIVTRKIKKDKGKYFGPYPNVQAARETKKLLDRLYPLRKCNSMPDRVCLYYHMGQCLAPCVYDVTAETNRKMVDDISRFLNGGYKEIKTDLTDKMYKASESMDFERAKEYRDQIVHIEATMEKQKMSMTDFVDRDVFAYAYDKGWMCVQVFFVRQGKLIERDVSMFPIYNEPDEEFLTFLGQFYQQSSHFLPKEIMIPDSADASLAEQLLDIRALQPKRGAKKDLLLLAHKNAKIALGEKFSLIERDEERTIKAIENLGEKLGIAVPIRIEAFDNSNIQGSDPVSAMIVFIDGKPAKKEYRKYKIRTVTGPDDYESMREVVRRRYSRALKENLPLPDLIVIDGGKGQISAARDVLENELALEIPVAGLVKDDKHRTSNLMLGDPLELIQLERNSQEFYLLQRIQDEVHRFAITFHRQVRGKNAIQSILDEIPGIGEKRRKMLLKHFGSVKKMKEATVDQIKEAGVPYATAELIYEKLKE from the coding sequence ATGAAAGATAAAATCAGAGAAAAATTAGCCATCCTTCCCGATCAGCCAGGCTGCTATTTAATGAAAGACAGGCAGGGAACCATTATTTATGTCGGCAAAGCGAAGGTATTGAAAAACCGCGTCCGATCTTACTTCAGCGGTTCTCATGATGGGAAGACGCAAAGGCTTGTAAATGAAATTGAGGATTTTGAATACATCGTAACGTCCTCGAATATAGAAGCGCTGATTCTGGAAATGAATTTAATTAAAAAATACGATCCTAAATATAATGTGATGCTGAAGGATGATAAATCCTTTCCTTTTATAAAAATTACGGGAGAACGGCACCCGCGTCTGATTGTAACGAGGAAAATTAAAAAGGATAAGGGGAAATACTTCGGTCCGTATCCGAATGTGCAGGCTGCGAGGGAAACGAAAAAGCTGCTTGACCGGCTGTATCCGCTCCGGAAATGCAACAGTATGCCTGACCGTGTTTGTCTTTACTATCATATGGGGCAGTGTCTGGCACCATGCGTCTATGACGTTACCGCTGAGACGAACCGGAAAATGGTCGATGACATCAGCCGTTTTCTGAATGGCGGCTACAAAGAGATCAAAACGGATTTAACTGATAAAATGTATAAAGCATCTGAGTCGATGGATTTTGAAAGGGCGAAGGAATACAGAGATCAAATTGTGCATATTGAAGCTACGATGGAGAAGCAAAAGATGTCCATGACAGACTTTGTTGACAGGGATGTATTTGCGTATGCCTATGACAAAGGCTGGATGTGTGTACAGGTATTTTTTGTCCGCCAGGGGAAACTGATCGAACGCGATGTTTCCATGTTTCCGATTTATAATGAACCGGATGAAGAATTTTTGACATTCCTTGGACAATTTTATCAGCAGAGCAGTCATTTTCTGCCGAAAGAAATCATGATTCCCGACAGCGCAGATGCATCTTTGGCAGAGCAGCTTCTGGATATCCGCGCTCTTCAGCCAAAGCGGGGGGCGAAGAAGGATTTACTGTTGCTCGCCCACAAGAATGCCAAGATCGCTCTGGGGGAAAAATTTTCTCTTATTGAGCGAGATGAAGAGCGGACGATCAAGGCGATTGAAAATTTAGGGGAGAAGCTCGGGATTGCTGTCCCAATCCGGATTGAAGCATTTGATAACTCCAACATCCAAGGCTCTGATCCTGTTTCTGCGATGATAGTTTTTATCGATGGAAAACCGGCGAAAAAGGAGTACAGGAAATATAAAATCCGCACCGTAACGGGTCCGGATGATTATGAGTCGATGAGAGAGGTAGTAAGGAGAAGATATTCCCGAGCATTAAAAGAAAACCTGCCGCTGCCGGATCTCATCGTGATTGATGGGGGTAAAGGGCAGATTTCTGCTGCGAGGGATGTGCTTGAAAATGAACTGGCGCTGGAAATTCCGGTTGCCGGTCTTGTGAAGGATGATAAGCATCGCACGTCCAATCTAATGCTTGGAGATCCTCTTGAACTGATTCAGCTTGAACGGAATTCACAGGAGTTTTACCTGCTTCAGCGGATCCAGGATGAGGTTCACCGATTTGCGATTACCTTTCACCGGCAAGTCCGCGGGAAAAACGCCATTCAGTCAATATTGGATGAAATTCCGGGAATTGGGGAAAAGCGGAGGAAGATGCTGCTCAAGCATTTTGGATCCGTTAAGAAAATGAAGGAAGCTACTGTTGATCAGATTAAAGAAGCGGGAGTTCCATATGCAACCGCAGAGCTGATCTATGAAAAATTAAAAGAATAA
- a CDS encoding YslB family protein, which produces MRKQVEAGAFEELSIPAFGHELLREILLPEILGQDYQSMMYWAGRKLARHYPLEAVEELPQFFTLAGWGTLSLVHKKQGEMEFELASDIIQLRFQSQKEPSFQLEAGFIAEQVQTIGKHAAESYEQVKRRAGKVILTVKWDKKDMIAE; this is translated from the coding sequence ATCCGTAAACAGGTAGAGGCCGGTGCATTTGAGGAACTGAGCATCCCTGCTTTTGGCCATGAGCTGCTCCGGGAAATACTGCTTCCCGAAATCCTCGGACAGGACTATCAGTCCATGATGTATTGGGCTGGCAGAAAACTTGCCAGGCATTACCCGCTGGAAGCTGTAGAAGAACTTCCTCAGTTCTTTACACTTGCAGGCTGGGGAACGTTATCGCTCGTACATAAGAAACAGGGTGAAATGGAATTTGAATTGGCATCAGATATCATCCAGCTTCGCTTCCAATCGCAGAAGGAGCCATCCTTTCAGCTGGAAGCGGGATTTATTGCAGAACAGGTGCAAACAATCGGAAAGCATGCTGCTGAAAGCTATGAGCAAGTGAAACGCCGCGCCGGAAAAGTAATTTTGACTGTAAAATGGGATAAAAAAGACATGATTGCTGAGTAA
- a CDS encoding GerMN domain-containing protein → MPISKKLTIAVSSIAVTSIVLSGCGLFGGGEQAVKEVDPPQDVTYTDGKNAQEKPANTEKAGEQKAQTVSRDIYLIDKNGMVVSQALPLPKQEGAAKQVLTYLVDGGPVSNMLPDGFRAVLPADTEVLGVTIKDGTATADFSKEFANYKREDERKILQSVTWTLTQFESVKKVKIWVNGHPLNEMPVNGTPISEDMGRADGINLDTSDVTDITNTHPVTVYFLGQNDNGTYYVPVTRRVDNKEKDPIAAAVGELLKGPSSSSGLLDEFQGHVKLNSAPKYENGKVTLDFNKSIYGSYDEKKKVISEKVLNSLVLTLTEQQGVETVALTVDGKADLQNEKGQKLAKPVARPANVNTGSF, encoded by the coding sequence ATGCCTATAAGCAAAAAGTTAACAATTGCTGTTTCATCTATCGCTGTCACTTCCATTGTATTATCAGGATGCGGCTTATTCGGCGGTGGAGAGCAAGCGGTTAAAGAAGTGGATCCGCCGCAGGATGTCACGTATACAGATGGAAAAAATGCGCAGGAAAAGCCGGCAAATACGGAAAAAGCGGGGGAGCAAAAGGCTCAGACTGTATCGAGGGATATCTACTTAATTGATAAAAATGGCATGGTCGTTTCCCAGGCACTGCCTCTCCCTAAACAAGAAGGGGCAGCAAAACAAGTCCTGACATACCTTGTGGATGGCGGGCCGGTTAGCAATATGCTTCCTGATGGGTTCCGTGCTGTGCTGCCGGCAGATACGGAAGTGCTCGGCGTTACCATTAAAGATGGAACGGCAACTGCAGATTTTTCTAAGGAATTCGCCAACTATAAGCGGGAGGATGAGCGGAAAATCCTTCAGTCCGTCACATGGACGCTGACCCAATTTGAATCGGTGAAAAAAGTGAAAATTTGGGTGAATGGCCATCCGCTCAATGAAATGCCCGTCAACGGAACCCCGATTTCCGAAGATATGGGAAGAGCTGACGGAATAAACCTGGATACCTCTGATGTGACAGATATTACAAATACCCATCCTGTGACCGTCTATTTCCTTGGACAAAATGATAATGGAACATACTATGTTCCAGTCACTAGACGGGTAGATAATAAAGAGAAGGATCCGATTGCCGCAGCAGTTGGAGAGCTGTTAAAAGGTCCATCCAGTTCAAGCGGGCTTCTAGATGAGTTCCAGGGCCATGTGAAGCTTAATTCGGCGCCAAAATACGAAAATGGAAAAGTGACGCTCGACTTTAACAAGTCCATTTATGGCAGCTATGACGAAAAGAAAAAAGTCATTTCTGAGAAAGTGCTCAATTCACTTGTGCTGACTTTAACGGAGCAGCAGGGTGTGGAGACCGTTGCCCTGACAGTTGACGGAAAGGCCGACCTTCAAAATGAAAAAGGGCAAAAACTGGCGAAACCTGTTGCCCGTCCGGCAAATGTGAACACTGGTAGTTTTTAA
- the racE gene encoding glutamate racemase has protein sequence MNRPIGVIDSGIGGLTVAKEMMRQLPKEELIYLGDSQRCPYGPRPESQVLQYTWEMTNYLLSAHHIKMLVIACNTATAIALEDIKSKVDIPVIGVIQPGARTAIKLKKNQHIGVIGTVNTIQSGAYEEALKALKETVTVESLACPEFVPLVESGKFEGELAKEIVKQSLLPLKNQSLDSLILGCTHYPILRPLIEDFMGPAVKVISSGDETAREVSTILSYHQALNETDGKKHHQFFTTGPRDLFQSFASNWFGESIESVHSINLEEALQS, from the coding sequence TTGAATAGACCGATAGGAGTCATCGATTCAGGAATAGGCGGTCTGACAGTAGCAAAGGAAATGATGAGACAGCTGCCTAAAGAGGAATTGATTTATTTAGGCGACAGCCAGCGCTGCCCGTACGGCCCGCGTCCTGAATCTCAAGTATTGCAGTACACATGGGAAATGACGAATTATCTTTTGTCTGCCCATCATATTAAAATGCTGGTTATTGCGTGTAATACAGCGACGGCGATTGCTCTGGAAGATATTAAGAGCAAGGTGGATATCCCTGTAATAGGGGTTATTCAGCCGGGCGCCAGAACGGCGATCAAGCTTAAAAAGAACCAGCATATCGGAGTCATCGGCACAGTGAATACCATTCAAAGCGGTGCGTATGAAGAGGCGCTTAAAGCATTGAAAGAGACGGTAACGGTTGAAAGTCTTGCTTGCCCGGAATTTGTGCCTCTTGTAGAAAGCGGAAAGTTTGAAGGAGAGCTTGCGAAAGAAATCGTCAAACAATCTCTTCTGCCGCTAAAAAATCAATCGCTTGATTCGCTGATCCTTGGATGTACCCACTATCCGATTCTCAGACCGCTGATTGAAGATTTTATGGGACCAGCGGTAAAGGTGATATCGTCAGGCGATGAAACAGCTCGGGAAGTAAGTACCATTCTTTCCTATCATCAGGCTCTAAATGAAACAGACGGCAAAAAACATCATCAATTTTTCACAACAGGTCCGCGAGACCTTTTCCAATCCTTCGCATCTAATTGGTTCGGAGAGTCAATCGAAAGCGTACATTCCATCAATTTGGAAGAGGCGCTGCAATCCTGA
- a CDS encoding XTP/dITP diphosphatase, whose product MSQIIIATRNEGKAAEFKTLFEPKGLQVASLNELPDLPEVEETGHSFEENAILKAETISKLTGKPVIADDSGLSVDSLGGEPGIYSARYAGEGKDDTANIEKVLDSMKGVEKDQRTARFRCALAIAAPGKETKTVEGSVEGYITEEPAGLNGFGYDPIFLVKDKGATMAQLPPGEKNKISHRAVALKKLEKLIGEYF is encoded by the coding sequence ATGAGCCAAATCATTATTGCGACTCGAAATGAAGGGAAAGCAGCAGAATTTAAAACGCTGTTTGAACCAAAGGGACTGCAGGTTGCTTCCTTGAACGAACTGCCGGATCTTCCGGAAGTGGAAGAAACAGGCCATTCATTCGAAGAAAATGCGATATTAAAAGCAGAAACCATCTCCAAGCTGACAGGAAAACCTGTTATCGCAGACGATTCAGGACTATCCGTGGACTCTCTTGGAGGAGAGCCGGGTATTTACTCTGCCCGTTATGCCGGAGAAGGAAAAGATGATACGGCCAATATTGAAAAGGTTCTTGATAGCATGAAGGGTGTTGAAAAGGACCAGAGGACAGCGAGGTTCAGATGTGCGCTGGCTATTGCTGCACCCGGGAAAGAAACAAAAACGGTCGAAGGCTCTGTGGAAGGATACATCACTGAGGAGCCTGCAGGACTCAATGGGTTCGGCTATGATCCTATTTTCCTTGTTAAGGATAAAGGGGCCACAATGGCTCAGCTTCCGCCCGGGGAAAAAAATAAAATCAGCCACCGTGCCGTTGCGCTGAAAAAATTAGAGAAGCTGATTGGAGAGTATTTTTAA
- the sdhA gene encoding succinate dehydrogenase flavoprotein subunit, which yields MNNNRVIIVGGGLAGLMATIKAAEKGVSVDLFSLVPVKRSHSVCAQGGINGAVNTKGEGDSPWEHFDDTVYGGDFLANQPPVKAMCEAAPSIIHLLDRMGVMFNRTPEGLLDFRRFGGTQHHRTAFAGATTGQQLLYALDEQVRRYEVAGLVRKFEGWEFLGVVLDDDRVCRGITAQNLSSMEIKSFRSDAVIMATGGPGIVFGKSTNSVINTGSAASIVYQQGAYYSNAEFIQIHPTAIPGDDKLRLMSESARGEGGRVWTYKDGKPWYFLEEKYPAYGNLVPRDIATREIFDVCVNQKLGINGENMVYLDLSHKDPKELDIKLGGIIEIYEKFMGDDPRKVPMKIFPAVHYSMGGLWVDYDQMTNIPGLFAAGECDYSMHGANRLGANSLLSAIYGGMVAGPSAARYAQGLDTFAEDMPASVFERHEKEEQAKWEGIMSMDGNENAYVLHRELGEWMTANATVVRYNDKLMQTDEKIQELMQRYDRININDTAKWSNQGAAFTRQLKNMLNLSRTIVLGAYNRNESRGAHYKPDFPERNDEDFLKTTMAKFTGDHEAPALHYEEVDTSLIAPRKRDYSKKKGAKA from the coding sequence ATGAACAACAATCGTGTAATTATCGTCGGCGGCGGATTAGCCGGCCTGATGGCTACTATAAAGGCTGCCGAAAAGGGAGTCAGTGTTGACTTGTTTTCTTTGGTTCCTGTTAAGCGTTCACACTCTGTGTGCGCGCAGGGCGGAATCAATGGAGCGGTAAACACAAAAGGGGAAGGGGATTCTCCTTGGGAACATTTCGATGATACCGTTTACGGAGGAGATTTCCTTGCAAACCAGCCTCCTGTAAAAGCAATGTGCGAGGCAGCGCCTTCCATCATTCACTTGCTTGACCGTATGGGCGTTATGTTTAACCGTACGCCTGAAGGACTATTGGATTTCCGCCGCTTCGGAGGAACACAGCATCACCGGACAGCGTTTGCGGGTGCAACAACGGGACAGCAGCTTTTATATGCACTTGATGAACAAGTGCGCCGCTATGAAGTGGCAGGGCTCGTCAGAAAATTCGAAGGCTGGGAATTTCTTGGGGTTGTTCTGGATGATGACCGCGTATGCCGCGGGATCACAGCTCAGAATCTTTCTTCCATGGAAATCAAATCCTTCCGCTCGGACGCCGTCATCATGGCAACCGGCGGGCCTGGCATCGTATTCGGAAAATCAACAAACTCGGTCATTAATACTGGCTCTGCGGCATCCATCGTGTATCAGCAGGGTGCTTACTACTCCAATGCAGAATTTATACAAATTCACCCGACTGCCATCCCAGGTGACGATAAACTGCGCCTGATGAGTGAATCGGCACGCGGTGAAGGCGGCCGTGTCTGGACATATAAAGACGGGAAGCCATGGTATTTCCTTGAAGAGAAATATCCTGCTTATGGAAACCTTGTGCCAAGGGATATCGCCACAAGGGAAATCTTTGACGTCTGCGTCAATCAGAAGCTTGGAATTAATGGGGAAAACATGGTTTATCTCGATCTTTCCCATAAAGATCCTAAAGAGCTTGATATCAAGCTTGGCGGAATCATTGAAATCTATGAAAAATTCATGGGTGACGATCCGCGTAAAGTACCAATGAAAATCTTCCCTGCCGTTCACTATTCCATGGGCGGACTATGGGTTGACTATGATCAGATGACGAATATTCCTGGATTGTTTGCAGCAGGTGAGTGTGATTACTCTATGCATGGAGCAAACCGCCTCGGAGCGAACTCCCTTCTTTCTGCCATTTATGGCGGTATGGTAGCCGGTCCAAGTGCTGCAAGATATGCACAGGGTCTCGATACATTTGCTGAGGACATGCCGGCAAGCGTATTTGAAAGGCATGAAAAAGAAGAGCAGGCGAAATGGGAAGGAATCATGAGCATGGACGGAAATGAAAATGCTTATGTACTTCACAGAGAGCTTGGCGAGTGGATGACCGCAAATGCGACTGTTGTACGCTATAACGATAAACTTATGCAAACAGACGAGAAGATACAGGAATTGATGCAGCGCTATGACCGCATCAATATTAACGATACAGCAAAATGGAGCAATCAGGGGGCAGCTTTCACACGCCAGCTGAAAAACATGCTCAATCTTTCCCGTACGATTGTACTCGGAGCATATAACCGTAATGAAAGCCGCGGAGCTCATTACAAACCTGATTTCCCGGAACGCAATGATGAAGACTTCCTGAAAACCACGATGGCTAAATTCACAGGCGATCATGAAGCGCCTGCTTTGCACTACGAAGAAGTGGATACGTCCTTGATCGCACCTAGGAAAAGGGACTATTCCAAGAAGAAAGGAGCAAAAGCATGA
- the sdhB gene encoding succinate dehydrogenase iron-sulfur subunit has translation MSEKKIIRFVISRQDSPEAAPYDEEFELEYRPNMNVISALMEIRRNPVNAKGEKTTPITWDMNCLEEVCGACSMVINGKPRQSCTALVDQLEQPIRLAPMKTFPVVRDLQVDRSRMFDSLKKVKAWIPIDGTYDLGPGPRMPEKKRQWAYELSKCMTCGVCLEACPNVNSKSNFIGPAPLSQVRLFNAHPTGEMNKSERLDALMGDGGLQDCGNSQNCVQSCPKGIPLTTSIAALNRDTNLQAFRNFFGSDRA, from the coding sequence ATGAGTGAGAAAAAGATCATTCGATTCGTGATTTCGCGCCAGGATTCTCCTGAAGCGGCTCCATATGATGAAGAATTCGAGCTTGAATATCGTCCGAATATGAATGTTATTTCAGCTCTAATGGAAATCAGGAGAAATCCTGTTAATGCAAAAGGGGAAAAAACAACTCCCATCACTTGGGATATGAACTGCCTCGAAGAAGTATGCGGTGCATGTTCAATGGTAATCAACGGCAAACCGCGCCAATCCTGTACAGCCCTTGTAGATCAGCTTGAACAGCCGATTCGCCTTGCACCGATGAAGACATTCCCGGTGGTCCGCGACCTTCAAGTTGACCGGAGCAGAATGTTTGATTCTCTTAAAAAAGTGAAAGCCTGGATTCCAATCGATGGAACGTATGACCTTGGCCCTGGGCCGCGTATGCCGGAGAAAAAGCGCCAGTGGGCATATGAATTATCTAAATGCATGACCTGCGGTGTTTGCTTGGAAGCCTGTCCGAATGTGAACAGCAAATCGAACTTCATCGGACCTGCTCCGCTTTCCCAAGTACGTCTGTTCAATGCTCATCCGACAGGAGAGATGAACAAATCAGAACGTCTCGACGCATTAATGGGAGACGGAGGTCTTCAGGACTGCGGAAACTCACAGAACTGTGTGCAATCCTGTCCGAAAGGCATTCCGCTTACAACATCCATTGCAGCGCTTAACAGAGATACCAATCTCCAGGCCTTCCGTAATTTCTTTGGAAGCGACCGGGCTTAA
- the gerE gene encoding spore germination transcription factor GerE: MKDKEYQSKPLLTKREREVFELLVQDKTTKEIAGELFISEKTVRNHISNAMQKLGVKGRSQAVVELLRMGELEL, encoded by the coding sequence TTGAAGGACAAAGAGTATCAATCTAAGCCATTACTCACGAAAAGAGAAAGAGAAGTTTTCGAATTATTGGTCCAGGATAAAACCACAAAAGAAATAGCAGGAGAGCTCTTTATCAGCGAAAAAACAGTTCGAAACCATATCTCGAATGCGATGCAAAAGCTTGGAGTCAAGGGGCGTTCACAAGCGGTTGTTGAGCTCCTTCGGATGGGTGAACTAGAGCTCTGA
- a CDS encoding succinate dehydrogenase cytochrome b558 subunit translates to MAGNKEFALRRLHSLLGVIPVGIFLIQHLVVNNFATRGEQAFNDAAHFMESLPFRIVLETVIIFLPLLFHAIYGVYIAFTAKNNASRYGYFRNWMFVLQRVTGVITFVFVSWHVWETRIAAAFGASVNFSMMENILSNPLMVAFYVIGVVSTVFHFANGLWSFCVTWGITVTPRSQLISTYVTLAVFAALAYVGVSSIFAFV, encoded by the coding sequence ATGGCTGGAAATAAGGAGTTTGCGCTGCGCAGACTGCACTCGCTGCTGGGGGTTATTCCTGTAGGAATCTTCCTGATTCAGCATCTTGTGGTTAACAACTTTGCTACTAGGGGAGAACAAGCATTTAATGATGCTGCTCATTTTATGGAGAGCCTTCCATTCAGGATTGTGCTTGAGACGGTAATCATTTTCCTGCCGCTATTATTCCATGCTATTTATGGTGTTTATATTGCTTTTACGGCAAAAAACAATGCTTCCCGCTACGGCTACTTCAGGAACTGGATGTTTGTTCTGCAGCGTGTAACCGGCGTCATTACATTTGTATTCGTAAGCTGGCATGTTTGGGAAACCAGAATTGCCGCAGCATTTGGTGCATCAGTTAACTTTTCAATGATGGAAAATATTTTAAGCAACCCGCTGATGGTCGCTTTTTATGTAATTGGTGTTGTTTCAACCGTTTTCCATTTTGCAAACGGGCTATGGTCTTTCTGTGTTACTTGGGGTATTACGGTTACTCCGCGTTCCCAGCTTATTTCTACGTATGTAACACTTGCTGTATTCGCGGCCTTAGCTTATGTAGGTGTCAGTTCAATTTTTGCTTTTGTTTAA